The genomic window TCGCGATCGGCGGCTTGGTCGCGATTATCGCGATCCTCGCATTCGGGCCGCTGTTTCTCGGCTCGTATCTGACCGGGCGGATCACGACGCTCTTCATCTATGTCATTCTCGCGGTGATGTGGAACGCACTGGCCGGTTACGCGGGCCTGGTTTCGGTGGGGCAACAAGCGTTCTTCGGCCTGGGGGCGTACGTCGTGATCCGCCTTTCCAACGGCGGTATGCCGGTCTATCCGGCCATCGCGCTGGCGCCGCTGGTGGTCGCCGTGCTCGCGCTCGCGCTCTCGCCGCTCGCGCTGCGCTTACGCGGCGGCGAATTCGCGATCGGCATGTGGGTATTCGCCGAGCTCGCGCACCTGCTCGTCAATCTCGACGGCCTGATCCAAGGCGAAACCGGGACCTCGCTGATCGCGATCTCCGCCTTCGCGCCCGCGGTGAGACGAGCGGATAACTACTGGTTCGCCCTCGGTGCAATGACGATCGTTCTGGCGCTCGTGTTCGTTCTGCTGCGCAGCCGGACCGGCGCGTGCGTGCAAGCGATTCGCGATAACGAAGAAGCGGCGGCGTCGGTCGGGGTGCGCGTCTTGCCGACGAAGCGTACGATCTTCGTGCTGGCGGCGGCGGGCTGCGCGGCGGCAGGCGCCTTGACGCTCTCGACCCTCATCACGTTCCAGCCCAAAACATTTTTCAGCGTGCAGTGGACGGCGTATATGATCTTCATGACGCTGGTCGGCGGTCTTGGGACCTTCGAAGGGCCGATCATCGGAGCGGTCGTCTTCTTTGCCGTCGAAACGCTCTTGGGGGCCACCGGCGTGTGGTATCTGATCGCGTTGGGCGCGTCGGCGCTGGTCTTCTCGCTGTGGTTCCCGCGCGGAATCTGGGGCGGGTTCAGCGCGCGATCGGGACTGCAGCTCATGCCGCTCGGCTACCGGCTTACGTTCGGCCGCAACAGCGCGGCGAGAGACGAGTAACGTGAGCGCTCCGCTCCGCACGCAGGTCGCGATCATCGGCGCCGGGCCGGCCGGCCTGATGCTGGCGCATCTGCTTCATCGCTGCGGCATCGAATCGGTGGTCGTCGAATCACGCAGCCGCAATTACGTCGAGAGCCGCGTGCGTGCCGGTGTGCTCGAGCACGGCACGGCGGAG from Candidatus Baltobacteraceae bacterium includes these protein-coding regions:
- a CDS encoding branched-chain amino acid ABC transporter permease, whose amino-acid sequence is MTDVGTVAVRRWSSVSIIAIGGLVAIIAILAFGPLFLGSYLTGRITTLFIYVILAVMWNALAGYAGLVSVGQQAFFGLGAYVVIRLSNGGMPVYPAIALAPLVVAVLALALSPLALRLRGGEFAIGMWVFAELAHLLVNLDGLIQGETGTSLIAISAFAPAVRRADNYWFALGAMTIVLALVFVLLRSRTGACVQAIRDNEEAAASVGVRVLPTKRTIFVLAAAGCAAAGALTLSTLITFQPKTFFSVQWTAYMIFMTLVGGLGTFEGPIIGAVVFFAVETLLGATGVWYLIALGASALVFSLWFPRGIWGGFSARSGLQLMPLGYRLTFGRNSAARDE